The following are encoded in a window of Paraburkholderia sp. HP33-1 genomic DNA:
- the ilvC gene encoding ketol-acid reductoisomerase, producing MKVFYDKDADLSLIKGKQVTIIGYGSQGHAHALNLKESGVNITVGLRKGGASWSKAENAGLQVKEVAEAVKGADVVMMLLPDEQIADVYAKEVHANIKQGAALAFAHGFNVHYGQVIPRADLDVIMIAPKAPGHTVRGTYSQGGGVPHLIAVAQDKSGAARDIALSYAAANGGGRAGIIETNFREETETDLFGEQAVLCGGTVDLIKAGFETLVEAGYAPEMAYFECLHELKLIVDLIYEGGIANMNYSISNNAEYGEYVTGPRIVTAETKKAMKAVLTDIQTGEYAKSFIIENKAGAPTLQSRRRLTAEHQIEQVGSKLRAMMPWIAKNKLVDQSKN from the coding sequence ATGAAAGTTTTCTACGACAAGGACGCCGATCTCTCCCTCATCAAGGGCAAGCAGGTCACCATCATCGGCTATGGCTCGCAAGGCCATGCGCACGCGCTGAACCTGAAGGAAAGCGGCGTGAACATCACGGTCGGTCTGCGCAAGGGCGGCGCTTCGTGGAGCAAGGCTGAAAACGCCGGCCTGCAAGTGAAGGAAGTCGCGGAGGCGGTGAAGGGCGCGGACGTCGTCATGATGCTGCTGCCGGACGAGCAGATCGCCGACGTGTACGCGAAGGAAGTCCACGCGAACATCAAGCAGGGCGCAGCGCTCGCGTTCGCGCACGGCTTCAACGTTCACTACGGCCAGGTCATCCCGCGTGCCGACCTCGACGTCATCATGATCGCGCCGAAGGCGCCGGGCCACACGGTTCGCGGCACCTACTCGCAAGGTGGCGGCGTGCCGCACCTGATCGCGGTTGCGCAGGACAAGTCGGGCGCGGCGCGCGACATCGCGCTGTCGTACGCAGCGGCTAACGGCGGCGGCCGTGCCGGCATCATCGAAACGAACTTCCGCGAAGAAACCGAAACCGACCTGTTCGGTGAGCAGGCTGTGCTGTGCGGCGGTACCGTCGACCTGATCAAGGCCGGCTTCGAAACGCTGGTCGAAGCGGGTTACGCGCCGGAAATGGCGTACTTCGAGTGCCTGCACGAACTGAAGCTGATCGTCGACCTGATCTACGAAGGCGGCATCGCGAACATGAACTACTCGATCTCGAACAACGCCGAGTACGGCGAGTACGTGACGGGTCCGCGCATCGTGACCGCTGAAACGAAGAAGGCGATGAAGGCCGTGCTGACCGACATCCAGACCGGCGAGTACGCGAAGAGCTTCATCATCGAAAACAAGGCGGGCGCACCGACGCTGCAGTCGCGTCGCCGTCTGACGGCCGAGCACCAGATCGAGCAGGTCGGTTCGAAGCTGCGCGCGATGATGCCGTGGATCGCGAAGAACAAGCTCGTCGACCAGTCGAAGAACTAA
- a CDS encoding phosphatidylserine decarboxylase, whose protein sequence is MNYPHPIIAREGWPFIAIAAVVALLVHAFAGFGIAWLFWLILIFVVQFFRDPARPIPTQANAVLCPADGRIVAVETAHDPYANREALKISVFMNVFNVHSQRSPVDGAISKVEYFPGAYLNAAVDKASLENERNAVVIEMAGGQTVTSVQIAGLIARRILCYVRAGEPLSRGQRYGFIRFGSRVDVYLPVGSRPRVSIGEKVSASSTILAEL, encoded by the coding sequence ATGAATTACCCTCATCCGATCATCGCGCGAGAAGGCTGGCCGTTCATCGCCATCGCGGCCGTCGTTGCACTACTGGTTCACGCCTTCGCGGGGTTCGGCATTGCGTGGCTCTTCTGGCTCATCCTGATCTTCGTCGTGCAGTTTTTCCGCGACCCGGCGCGTCCGATTCCGACGCAGGCCAACGCGGTGCTGTGTCCCGCGGACGGTCGTATCGTCGCGGTCGAAACCGCGCATGATCCTTATGCGAATCGCGAAGCGCTGAAGATCAGCGTCTTCATGAACGTGTTCAACGTGCACTCGCAGCGCTCGCCGGTCGATGGCGCGATCTCGAAGGTCGAGTATTTCCCCGGCGCGTATCTGAACGCGGCGGTCGATAAAGCGTCGCTCGAAAACGAGCGCAACGCGGTCGTGATCGAAATGGCCGGTGGCCAGACGGTCACGTCGGTGCAGATCGCGGGGTTGATCGCGCGGCGCATCCTTTGCTACGTCCGTGCAGGCGAGCCGCTGAGCCGCGGCCAGCGTTACGGATTCATCCGCTTCGGTTCGCGCGTCGACGTGTATCTGCCGGTGGGCAGCCGTCCGCGTGTGTCGATCGGCGAGAAGGTATCGGCGTCGTCCACGATCCTCGCCGAGCTGTAA
- the pssA gene encoding CDP-diacylglycerol--serine O-phosphatidyltransferase, translating into MAAFKPRRPRTSGPLPRPFRRNKPVVAESPAADSRRAQRQQFLRKRGIYLLPNAFTTAALFCGFFAVVQAMNVRFEIAAIAIFVAMVLDGMDGRVARMTHTQSAFGEQFDSLSDMVSFGVAPALVMYEWILKDLGRWGWLAAFVYCSGAALRLARFNTNIGVVDKRFFQGMPSPAAAALIAGFVWLATDNRVPLKLVWLPWVAFVLTIYAGVTMVSNAPFYSGKALDVRHRVPFGVILLVVVAFVLVSSDPPLMLFGLFVLYGLSGYVFWAYQAVRGKANPARSMSHDR; encoded by the coding sequence ATGGCCGCATTCAAACCGCGTCGACCCCGCACCAGCGGACCGCTGCCGCGTCCGTTTCGCCGCAACAAGCCGGTGGTCGCGGAGTCGCCGGCCGCCGACAGCCGGCGTGCGCAACGTCAGCAGTTCCTCAGAAAACGCGGCATCTATCTGCTGCCGAATGCGTTCACCACGGCCGCGTTGTTCTGCGGCTTCTTCGCCGTCGTGCAGGCGATGAACGTGCGCTTCGAGATCGCGGCGATCGCGATCTTCGTCGCGATGGTGCTCGATGGCATGGACGGCCGCGTCGCGCGCATGACGCATACGCAAAGTGCGTTCGGCGAGCAGTTCGATAGTTTGTCGGACATGGTGTCGTTCGGTGTTGCGCCCGCGCTCGTGATGTACGAGTGGATCCTGAAGGATCTCGGCCGTTGGGGCTGGCTCGCGGCGTTCGTCTATTGCTCGGGCGCGGCGCTGCGGCTCGCGCGCTTCAATACCAACATCGGCGTGGTCGACAAGCGTTTCTTCCAGGGCATGCCGAGCCCGGCCGCGGCGGCTCTGATCGCCGGTTTCGTGTGGCTCGCCACCGACAACCGCGTGCCGCTGAAGCTCGTCTGGCTGCCGTGGGTCGCATTCGTGCTGACCATCTATGCGGGCGTGACGATGGTGTCGAACGCGCCGTTCTATAGCGGCAAGGCGCTCGACGTGCGCCATCGCGTGCCGTTCGGCGTGATCCTGCTGGTGGTGGTCGCGTTTGTGCTCGTGTCGTCCGATCCGCCGCTGATGCTGTTCGGTCTGTTCGTGCTCTACGGTCTGTCCGGCTACGTGTTCTGGGCTTACCAGGCGGTGCGCGGCAAGGCCAATCCGGCGCGTTCGATGTCGCACGACCGGTGA
- a CDS encoding 2-isopropylmalate synthase has protein sequence MSDKLIIFDTTLRDGEQSPGASMTKDEKIRIAKQLERMKVDVIEAGFAASSNGDFDAIHTIAGLVKDSTICSLARANDKDIQRAADALKPADHFRIHTFIATSPLHMEKKLRMTPEQVFEQAKLAVRFARKFTDDVEFSPEDGSRSDMDFLCRVLEAVIAEGATTINIADTVGYGVPELYGQLVKTLRERIPNSHKAVFSVHCHNDLGMAVANSLAGVRLGGARQVECTINGLGERAGNTSLEEIVMAVKTRKDYYGLDVGLDTTQIVPASKLVSQITGFVVQPNKAVVGANAFAHASGIHQDGVLKARDTYEIMRAEDVGWSANKIVLGKLSGRNAFKQRLQELGIALDSESELNTAFARFKELADRKAEIFDEDIIAIVNEESAEAHEKEHYKFLSMSQHSETGEQPHAKVVFAVEGKEITGEANGNGPVDATLNAIETEVGSGSELLLYSVNAITTGTQAQGEVTVRLSKSGRIVNGVGTDPDIVAASAKAYFSALNKLYSNADKLNPQRSE, from the coding sequence ATGTCCGACAAACTGATCATTTTCGACACCACGCTGCGTGACGGCGAACAATCGCCCGGTGCGTCGATGACGAAGGACGAGAAGATCCGCATCGCGAAGCAGCTCGAGCGGATGAAAGTAGACGTGATCGAAGCGGGCTTCGCGGCCAGCTCGAACGGCGACTTTGACGCGATCCATACGATTGCAGGCCTCGTGAAGGACAGCACGATCTGCTCGCTTGCGCGCGCGAACGACAAGGACATTCAGCGTGCCGCCGACGCGCTGAAGCCGGCCGATCACTTCCGCATCCACACGTTTATCGCGACGTCGCCGCTGCACATGGAGAAGAAGCTGCGCATGACGCCCGAGCAGGTGTTCGAGCAGGCGAAACTCGCGGTGCGTTTCGCGCGCAAGTTCACCGACGACGTCGAATTTTCGCCCGAAGACGGCAGCCGCTCGGATATGGACTTTCTGTGCCGTGTGCTCGAAGCGGTGATCGCCGAAGGCGCGACCACCATCAACATCGCGGACACGGTCGGCTACGGCGTACCGGAACTCTACGGCCAGCTCGTCAAGACATTGCGCGAGCGCATTCCGAACTCGCACAAGGCGGTGTTCTCCGTGCATTGCCACAATGATCTCGGCATGGCGGTCGCGAATTCACTTGCCGGCGTGCGGCTTGGCGGCGCGCGTCAGGTCGAATGCACGATTAACGGTCTCGGCGAGCGCGCGGGCAATACGTCGCTCGAAGAAATCGTGATGGCGGTGAAGACCCGCAAGGACTACTACGGGCTCGACGTCGGCCTCGATACGACGCAGATCGTGCCAGCCTCGAAGCTCGTGTCGCAGATCACCGGCTTCGTCGTGCAGCCGAACAAGGCGGTGGTCGGCGCGAACGCGTTTGCGCACGCGTCGGGCATCCACCAGGACGGCGTGCTGAAGGCGCGCGACACCTACGAAATCATGCGCGCCGAAGACGTGGGTTGGAGCGCGAACAAGATCGTGCTCGGCAAGCTTTCGGGCCGCAACGCGTTCAAGCAGCGTTTGCAGGAACTCGGCATCGCGCTCGATAGCGAATCCGAATTGAACACCGCGTTCGCGCGTTTCAAGGAGCTTGCCGATCGCAAGGCGGAGATTTTCGACGAAGACATCATCGCGATCGTCAACGAGGAATCGGCGGAGGCGCACGAGAAGGAGCACTACAAGTTCCTGTCGATGTCGCAGCATTCGGAAACCGGCGAGCAGCCGCATGCGAAGGTCGTGTTCGCGGTCGAGGGGAAGGAGATCACCGGCGAAGCGAACGGCAACGGCCCGGTCGACGCGACGCTCAACGCGATCGAAACGGAAGTGGGCAGCGGCTCCGAGCTGCTGCTGTACTCGGTCAACGCGATCACGACCGGCACCCAGGCGCAGGGCGAAGTGACCGTGCGGCTGTCGAAGAGCGGGCGTATCGTCAATGGCGTGGGCACCGATCCGGATATCGTCGCGGCATCCGCGAAGGCGTATTTCTCGGCGCTCAACAAGCTCTATTCGAATGCGGACAAGTTGAATCCGCAGCGTTCGGAGTAA
- a CDS encoding SulP family inorganic anion transporter has product MNIQTSFSTLQRDVLAGTAVFLVALPLCLGIAHASGVEPIAGLLSGIIGGLVVAALSGSRLSVSGPAAGLVVIVVDGIARLGGFSAFLLAVLLSGVIQFGFGMLKAGRFAAYVPSPVIKGMLAAIGVLLILKQFPVALGLVGANAAVKSAAAVPMPPGAISLTAVLITLLSLAILAGWETRALRRFAVVRIMPAPLAVVLLGIGATLALDLVAPSLAPPAERRVALPSLESFAALQAALESADFGPQFAQLINPDIWRVAITIAIVASLETLLSLEAVEQIDPERRRAPPDRELKAQGVGNLIAGAIGGLPITSVIVRSSANVHAGGKSRLSAIVHGVLLLVSVLALTSVINLIPLACLAAILIFTGFKLAKPSLFTGLARQGFAPFAPFVVTLVGVLVTDLLIGIVLGILCSMLFALYANLRGPIVLAQHGDHYLLSFRKDVSFLGKVPLKHYLQQIPDGATVVVDATRADFVDHDVRELLNAFVADAPHRGITVDVRYQVREQARATRGWSLRRTAAE; this is encoded by the coding sequence ATGAATATTCAAACCTCTTTCTCCACGCTCCAGCGCGACGTGCTCGCCGGAACGGCCGTTTTTCTGGTGGCCCTGCCGCTTTGCCTCGGCATTGCCCACGCATCGGGCGTCGAGCCGATCGCGGGGCTCCTGTCGGGCATCATCGGCGGGCTCGTGGTGGCCGCGCTGAGCGGCTCGCGTCTGAGCGTCAGCGGCCCGGCCGCGGGGCTCGTCGTGATCGTCGTCGACGGCATCGCGCGGCTTGGCGGCTTCTCCGCTTTTCTGCTGGCCGTACTGCTGTCGGGCGTCATCCAGTTCGGCTTCGGCATGCTCAAGGCCGGCCGGTTCGCCGCCTACGTGCCGTCGCCGGTTATCAAGGGGATGCTCGCGGCCATCGGTGTGCTGCTGATCCTCAAGCAGTTTCCCGTTGCGCTAGGTCTGGTTGGGGCGAATGCCGCCGTCAAGTCGGCAGCAGCAGTCCCAATGCCGCCCGGCGCGATCTCGCTGACTGCCGTTCTGATCACGCTGCTGTCGCTAGCGATCCTCGCCGGCTGGGAAACACGCGCACTGAGGCGCTTCGCTGTCGTGCGCATCATGCCCGCGCCGCTTGCGGTCGTGCTGCTCGGCATCGGCGCAACGCTTGCGCTAGATCTCGTCGCGCCATCGCTGGCACCGCCCGCCGAACGACGGGTCGCATTGCCGTCGCTCGAATCGTTCGCGGCACTGCAGGCCGCGCTCGAGTCGGCCGACTTTGGACCACAGTTCGCCCAGCTCATCAATCCCGACATATGGCGCGTCGCGATCACGATCGCAATCGTCGCGAGTCTCGAAACGCTGCTGAGCCTCGAAGCGGTCGAGCAGATCGATCCGGAACGTCGCCGCGCGCCGCCCGATCGCGAACTCAAGGCGCAAGGCGTGGGCAATCTGATCGCGGGTGCAATCGGCGGCCTGCCGATCACTTCGGTGATCGTGCGCAGCTCCGCGAACGTGCATGCCGGCGGAAAAAGCCGGCTCTCGGCGATCGTTCATGGCGTATTGCTTCTCGTCAGCGTGCTCGCGCTCACGAGCGTGATCAATCTGATCCCGCTCGCCTGCCTTGCCGCGATCCTGATCTTCACGGGGTTCAAACTCGCGAAGCCGTCGTTGTTTACCGGGCTCGCGCGGCAAGGATTCGCGCCATTCGCGCCGTTTGTCGTCACACTCGTCGGTGTGCTCGTCACCGATCTGCTGATCGGCATCGTGCTCGGCATACTGTGCAGCATGCTGTTTGCGCTGTACGCGAACCTGCGAGGCCCGATCGTGCTCGCGCAGCATGGCGATCACTACCTGCTGTCGTTTCGCAAGGACGTGTCGTTTCTCGGCAAGGTGCCGCTCAAGCACTATCTACAGCAGATTCCGGATGGTGCCACCGTCGTCGTCGATGCGACGCGCGCCGATTTCGTCGATCACGACGTGCGCGAGCTGCTGAACGCATTCGTCGCGGATGCGCCTCACCGCGGGATCACCGTCGACGTCAGATATCAGGTCCGCGAGCAGGCGCGCGCAACGCGCGGTTGGTCGCTGCGACGCACGGCGGCGGAGTAG
- a CDS encoding carbonic anhydrase → MNRPKHLLVANVAWAHETATRNPAFFRDLMHGQNPHVLWIGCSDSRVPAETITHCEPGDLFVHRNIANLFHPDDDNAASVLEYAVRVLKVGHVIVCGHYGCGGVRAALLPPDPALPHVSRRIAPLCALANTHRAELDGAATESGRVNRLAELNVLEQVRQLRASPIVREADPAPLVHGWIFALDDGRIKVLTSGYAADDAMTCATAAHSAA, encoded by the coding sequence ATGAACCGCCCCAAACATCTGCTGGTTGCCAATGTCGCATGGGCGCATGAAACCGCAACGCGCAATCCGGCATTTTTTCGCGATCTCATGCACGGACAGAATCCGCACGTTCTGTGGATCGGCTGCTCGGACAGCCGCGTGCCCGCCGAAACGATCACGCATTGCGAGCCCGGCGATCTGTTCGTCCATCGCAACATCGCCAACCTGTTTCATCCCGACGACGACAACGCCGCGAGCGTCCTCGAATACGCGGTGCGGGTGCTCAAGGTCGGCCATGTGATCGTCTGCGGCCACTACGGCTGCGGCGGCGTGCGCGCCGCACTACTACCACCAGACCCCGCGCTGCCCCACGTGAGCCGGCGTATCGCGCCGCTCTGCGCACTCGCGAACACGCATCGCGCGGAACTGGACGGCGCCGCGACCGAGTCCGGCCGCGTCAACCGCCTCGCCGAGCTGAACGTCCTCGAACAGGTGCGGCAGCTACGCGCGAGCCCGATCGTCCGCGAGGCTGACCCGGCGCCGCTCGTGCACGGCTGGATCTTTGCGCTCGACGACGGGCGCATCAAGGTGCTCACCTCCGGCTATGCCGCCGACGACGCGATGACCTGCGCGACCGCCGCGCATAGCGCTGCCTAG
- a CDS encoding branched-chain amino acid ABC transporter substrate-binding protein yields the protein MMAMWQRTAALALTAISMAMAAASVTHAATAANPTAAGKPTGAPIQLALIEGMSGPFANAGAAVERNLRFGVEQVNAHGGVKLADGAHPFELVVLDSKGSTEEALTQLRAAADRHIGYILQGNSSAVAAALIGAIDKQNSREPDNRELFLNYSADDPALTDADCSFWHFRFDAHAGMRMAALADVIERDKAVKKVYLLNQDYSFGHDVSSLARSTLAGKRPDIAVVGDEFHPIGRVKDFAPYIAKIRASGADAVITGNWGNDLTLLVKAAREQGLDTKFYTFYGNSLGAPAALGDAGVGHVIAVAEWHPNVGGRASDAWYAAFRARFPAAQDDYPVLRMPLMIETLAAAMNRAGSADPTAVAKALEGIRFDNGFHASWMRADDHQLIQPLYVMQMDKAGTPGVRFDNEGSGYGFRTVQVLPAERTALPTVCRMRRP from the coding sequence ATGATGGCGATGTGGCAACGGACGGCGGCGCTGGCGCTGACAGCGATTTCGATGGCGATGGCAGCGGCGAGCGTGACGCACGCAGCGACGGCGGCAAACCCGACGGCGGCCGGCAAGCCCACCGGCGCGCCAATCCAGCTCGCGCTGATCGAAGGCATGTCCGGCCCGTTCGCGAACGCGGGCGCGGCGGTCGAGCGCAATCTTCGTTTCGGCGTCGAACAGGTGAACGCGCACGGGGGCGTGAAGCTCGCGGACGGCGCGCATCCGTTCGAACTCGTCGTGCTGGACAGCAAGGGCAGCACCGAAGAAGCGCTGACGCAATTGCGCGCGGCCGCGGACCGCCATATCGGCTACATCCTGCAGGGCAATAGCTCGGCGGTCGCCGCTGCGCTGATCGGCGCGATCGACAAGCAGAACAGCCGCGAACCGGACAACCGCGAACTGTTCCTCAACTACTCCGCCGACGACCCCGCGCTCACCGACGCGGACTGCAGCTTCTGGCACTTCCGCTTCGATGCGCACGCGGGCATGCGCATGGCCGCGCTCGCCGATGTGATCGAGCGCGACAAGGCCGTGAAGAAGGTCTATTTGCTGAACCAGGATTACAGCTTCGGCCACGACGTAAGCAGCCTCGCGCGTTCGACGCTTGCGGGCAAGCGTCCCGATATCGCGGTGGTCGGCGACGAATTTCACCCGATCGGCCGCGTGAAGGACTTCGCGCCGTATATCGCGAAGATCCGCGCGAGCGGCGCCGATGCGGTGATCACCGGCAACTGGGGCAACGACCTGACGCTGCTTGTGAAGGCGGCGCGCGAGCAGGGCCTCGACACGAAGTTCTACACGTTCTACGGCAACAGCCTCGGCGCGCCGGCCGCGCTCGGCGACGCGGGCGTGGGTCACGTCATCGCAGTGGCGGAGTGGCATCCGAACGTCGGCGGCAGGGCATCCGACGCTTGGTACGCGGCGTTCCGCGCGCGCTTTCCTGCCGCCCAGGACGACTACCCGGTCCTGCGCATGCCACTGATGATCGAAACGCTTGCCGCCGCGATGAACCGCGCGGGCAGCGCCGATCCGACGGCGGTCGCGAAAGCGCTCGAAGGCATTCGCTTCGATAACGGCTTTCACGCATCGTGGATGCGCGCCGACGACCACCAGTTGATCCAGCCCCTTTACGTGATGCAAATGGACAAAGCCGGCACGCCGGGCGTGCGTTTCGATAACGAAGGCTCCGGCTATGGGTTCCGCACGGTGCAGGTGCTGCCGGCCGAGCGCACGGCATTGCCGACGGTCTGTCGGATGCGGCGGCCTTGA
- the rpsO gene encoding 30S ribosomal protein S15: MSAVEASKKSEVVAQFARAANDTGSPEVQVALLTTRINELTSHFKEHTKDHHSRRGLLRMVSRRRKLLDYLKGKDADRYRSLIEKLGLRK, encoded by the coding sequence ATGTCCGCAGTTGAAGCAAGCAAGAAGTCCGAAGTCGTCGCGCAATTCGCACGAGCAGCCAACGACACCGGCTCCCCCGAAGTTCAGGTCGCGCTGCTCACGACCCGTATCAACGAACTGACCTCCCACTTCAAGGAGCACACGAAGGATCACCACAGCCGCCGCGGTCTGCTGCGCATGGTGAGCCGCCGTCGCAAGCTGCTCGACTACCTGAAGGGTAAGGACGCGGACCGTTACCGCAGCCTGATCGAGAAGCTGGGTCTGCGTAAGTAA
- the pnp gene encoding polyribonucleotide nucleotidyltransferase yields MTMFNKIVKEFKWGQHNVRLETGEIARQASGAVIVDVEDTVVLATVVGAKTAKPGQDFFPLTVDYLEKTYAAGKIPGGFFRREGRPSEGETLISRLIDRPLRPLFPEGFYNEVQVVIHVLSLNPEIPADIPALIGASAALAVSGLPFNGPVGAARVAYINNEYVLNPTRAQMKESALDLVVAGTERAVLMVESEAQQLSEEVMLGAVVFGHDQMQTAIDAIHELVREGGKPEWDWQPAAKNEALITRVTELAQADLLAAYQIRDKQARSTKLKEVYAATSAKLEEEAAAAGTVAADKASVGNVLFDIEAKIVRTQILNGEPRIDGRDTRTVRPIEIRTGVLPRTHGSALFTRGETQALVVATLGTKGDEQNIDALEGEYRERFMLHYNMPPFATGETGRVGSPKRREIGHGRLAKRALVACLPSADEFGYSIRVVSEITESNGSSSMASVCGGCLALMDAGVPMKAHVAGIAMGLILEGNRFAVLTDILGDEDHLGDMDFKVAGTEQGVTALQMDIKIQGITKEIMQVALAQAKEGRMHILGKMTSAVAGANTQLSEFAPRMITIKINPEKIRDVIGKGGSVIRALTEETGTTIDISDDGVVTIASTNSEGMAEAKRRIEAITMEVEVGQVYEGTVLKLLDFGAIVNILPGKDGLLHISEIANERIKDINDYLKDGQQVKVKVIQTDEKGRVRLSAKALLNDAPQGEPTPQ; encoded by the coding sequence ATGACTATGTTCAACAAGATCGTCAAAGAGTTTAAGTGGGGGCAGCACAACGTTCGCCTCGAAACCGGTGAAATCGCTCGCCAGGCGAGCGGCGCGGTGATCGTCGACGTCGAAGACACCGTGGTGCTCGCCACCGTGGTCGGCGCGAAGACCGCAAAGCCGGGCCAGGACTTCTTCCCCCTGACCGTCGACTACCTCGAAAAGACCTACGCTGCCGGCAAGATTCCGGGTGGCTTCTTCCGCCGCGAAGGCCGTCCGTCGGAAGGCGAGACGCTGATCTCGCGCCTGATCGACCGCCCGCTGCGCCCGCTCTTCCCGGAAGGCTTCTACAACGAAGTGCAGGTCGTGATTCACGTGCTGTCGCTGAATCCGGAAATCCCCGCCGACATCCCTGCGCTGATCGGCGCCTCGGCGGCGCTCGCCGTGTCCGGTCTGCCGTTCAATGGCCCGGTCGGCGCGGCGCGCGTGGCCTACATCAACAACGAATACGTGCTGAACCCGACGCGTGCGCAGATGAAGGAATCGGCGCTCGACCTCGTCGTCGCCGGGACGGAGCGTGCGGTCCTGATGGTCGAATCGGAAGCGCAGCAGCTGAGCGAAGAAGTCATGCTCGGCGCCGTCGTGTTCGGTCATGACCAGATGCAGACCGCGATCGACGCGATCCACGAACTGGTCCGCGAAGGCGGCAAGCCGGAGTGGGACTGGCAGCCGGCAGCGAAGAACGAAGCGCTGATCACGCGCGTGACCGAACTCGCGCAAGCCGATCTGCTCGCCGCTTACCAGATCCGTGACAAGCAGGCTCGCTCGACCAAGCTGAAGGAAGTCTACGCGGCGACCTCGGCGAAGCTCGAGGAAGAAGCGGCGGCTGCGGGCACTGTGGCGGCCGACAAGGCGTCGGTCGGCAACGTGCTGTTCGACATCGAAGCGAAGATCGTCCGTACGCAGATCCTGAACGGCGAGCCGCGTATCGACGGCCGCGACACGCGCACTGTGCGCCCGATCGAAATCCGCACCGGCGTGCTGCCGCGTACCCACGGCTCGGCGCTGTTCACGCGCGGCGAGACGCAGGCGCTGGTGGTCGCGACGCTCGGCACGAAGGGCGACGAGCAAAACATCGACGCGCTCGAAGGCGAGTACCGCGAACGCTTCATGCTCCACTACAACATGCCTCCGTTCGCGACCGGCGAAACGGGCCGCGTCGGTTCGCCGAAGCGCCGTGAAATCGGTCACGGCCGTCTCGCGAAGCGCGCGCTCGTCGCGTGCCTGCCGAGCGCTGACGAATTCGGCTACTCGATCCGCGTCGTGTCGGAAATCACCGAGTCCAACGGTTCGTCGTCGATGGCTTCGGTGTGCGGCGGCTGCCTCGCGCTGATGGACGCCGGCGTGCCGATGAAGGCGCACGTCGCTGGTATCGCGATGGGCCTGATTCTCGAAGGCAACCGCTTCGCCGTGCTGACCGACATTCTTGGCGACGAAGATCACCTCGGCGACATGGACTTCAAGGTCGCGGGTACCGAGCAAGGCGTGACCGCGCTGCAGATGGACATCAAGATCCAGGGCATCACGAAGGAAATCATGCAGGTCGCGCTCGCGCAGGCGAAGGAAGGCCGCATGCACATCCTCGGCAAGATGACCTCTGCCGTGGCAGGTGCGAACACTCAGCTGTCGGAGTTCGCACCGCGCATGATCACGATCAAGATCAACCCGGAAAAGATCCGCGACGTGATCGGCAAGGGCGGCTCGGTGATCCGCGCGCTGACCGAAGAAACCGGCACGACGATCGACATTTCGGACGACGGCGTCGTTACGATCGCGAGCACGAACAGCGAAGGCATGGCCGAAGCGAAGCGTCGTATCGAAGCGATCACGATGGAAGTCGAAGTGGGCCAGGTGTACGAAGGCACCGTGCTCAAGCTGCTCGATTTCGGTGCGATCGTGAACATCCTGCCGGGCAAGGACGGTCTGCTGCATATCTCCGAAATCGCCAACGAGCGTATCAAGGACATCAACGACTACCTGAAGGACGGCCAGCAAGTGAAGGTCAAGGTCATCCAGACGGACGAAAAGGGTCGTGTGCGTCTGTCGGCGAAGGCGCTGCTGAACGACGCGCCGCAAGGCGAACCGACTCCGCAATAA